The Crocinitomicaceae bacterium genome includes a region encoding these proteins:
- a CDS encoding ATP-binding protein — protein sequence MLKIAVTGPESCGKTSLAEDIAKHYRISFIPEFAREYLLNQKGIYTATDLDVIANGQFNAIELAAKNQKNLLISDTEMLVMCIWSEVKFGFVSSQIQSALSKQNFDHYFICDTDIPWEPDPLRENEHDRDELLKLYLDKTKQMNYSFTLLSGNHQTRLKKAVEIIDRLLDSGNYHDLP from the coding sequence ATGTTGAAAATTGCAGTCACCGGACCCGAATCATGTGGAAAGACAAGTCTTGCAGAAGATATTGCCAAACATTATCGCATCTCTTTTATTCCTGAATTTGCGAGAGAATATTTGCTAAATCAAAAAGGAATTTATACTGCCACTGATTTGGATGTCATTGCAAATGGACAATTCAATGCAATTGAACTAGCTGCTAAAAATCAAAAAAATCTTTTGATTTCTGATACTGAAATGTTAGTGATGTGTATCTGGTCTGAAGTGAAATTTGGTTTTGTATCATCTCAAATTCAGTCAGCCTTGTCAAAGCAAAATTTTGATCATTATTTTATTTGTGATACAGATATTCCATGGGAACCTGATCCCCTGCGTGAAAATGAACATGACAGAGATGAGCTACTCAAACTGTATCTTGACAAGACAAAACAAATGAATTATTCGTTTACTCTCTTGAGCGGAAATCATCAAACCAGATTGAAAAAAGCAGTGGAAATTATTGACAGATTATTGGACTCTGGAAATTATCATGATTTACCGTAG
- a CDS encoding SpoIIE family protein phosphatase: MKKTAHYILYFACFLIAGCGEPVSEKKIDTSEDDLTEVTENLDSMLTGKPLSCRPLLLSSDTLPPPITVKAGVAEQDSANKNVHPINPPDIKLLSSHLITYYPGKDTLKEPLITQANGRVRPFRHTQPQPALAPAFKDAATYNLQYMDVDQGLGSSYVMNIVEDSRGNLWFADWASGVSMFDGKSFIHFKESEGFLSNYIWTMHEDRQGNMWFGSDGIGICKFDGKLFTEFNKRDGLASDLVLDIAEDDSGNLWFATSEGVSMFDGINFTTFTTEQGLSNNYATGLLFDHNGDLWIATDGGGLNKYHGTSEKGFTHYTTGEGLPTDNLSSLFEDSYENIWIGTFEYGACLFDGYSFFTYSTQQGMSNNLIYSIDEDAYGNIWFGTDGGGACMFNRSAFVYFSEAEGLSNNIVRSVLKDSDGNIWLGTFGSGVNKYNEKSFENFTDQQGLSSSIVRDIVEDRNGNLWFAQNTGVSKYDGKYFYHYSTDNGLNNNTIRAIIEDHEGNLWFATHGGGVNLFDGTNFTYFTTREGLSSDEVLCLYEDSKNRLWFGTNGGGITMYDHENYYHITTEQGLGNDIVRAIIEDKNGNIWFGTNGGGADCYNGETITHYTQREGLSEDYILCFFEDSQDRFWIGTEGGGISLMEDDTIKKISVGEGLSNNIVWSIVEDLNQKFWVSTEHGLNLISFDENDEIQITQFGKLDGLKGVDFYPDAVCLDSQNRIWWGGGKALAMLDLNKYEQITDPPNIHLTDINLQQTFIDFRKLRDSVSVGKRVYLNDESDIVLNKIKYNDVQIFSNVPVDLELPYNINHLTINFSAIDWSAPHKIRYQYKLEGLEEEWSPVLEENRAIYSNLPWGHYTFKVKAIGEAQVWSDVLEYPIIIHPPWWFTWWAYIIYFVAGVVALILIIQWRTKKLVQHKKELETLVSERTTEVVQQKELVEQKNKEITDSITYAKRIQEAILPPGSMLHSTLKDAFVLYKPKDIVAGDFYWLEEKNNTILLAAADCTGHGVPGAMVSVVCNNALNRAVREFDLNQPAQILNKVRDIVIETFNKSGEDVKDGMDIALVSFYFNNDTAEIQYAGANNSLFVMSDGALKIIPADKQPIGKYALTESFTNHELKLKKGDTIYIFTDGYIDQFGGEKGKKLKFQGFIDVLQKIQNQSMKQQKKHLDDFFSSWKGPLEQVDDVCVIGVRL, translated from the coding sequence ATGAAAAAAACTGCGCATTATATTCTTTATTTCGCTTGCTTTCTCATAGCAGGATGCGGTGAACCTGTGTCTGAAAAGAAAATTGACACATCAGAAGATGATCTCACAGAGGTAACTGAAAATTTAGACAGCATGCTCACCGGAAAACCGCTGAGTTGCCGGCCTCTCTTACTTTCGTCAGATACATTACCTCCACCAATAACTGTGAAGGCAGGCGTTGCTGAGCAAGATAGTGCAAATAAAAATGTTCATCCAATTAATCCGCCGGATATAAAATTATTGTCATCTCATTTAATTACTTATTATCCGGGAAAAGATACCTTGAAAGAACCTCTTATTACACAAGCCAATGGGCGTGTCAGACCATTCAGGCATACCCAGCCGCAGCCTGCACTTGCGCCGGCTTTCAAAGATGCTGCTACATACAATTTACAATACATGGATGTTGATCAGGGATTAGGCTCAAGCTATGTTATGAATATTGTTGAAGATTCTCGCGGCAATCTCTGGTTTGCAGATTGGGCATCCGGCGTATCTATGTTTGATGGAAAATCATTTATCCATTTTAAAGAATCTGAAGGATTTCTAAGCAACTATATATGGACTATGCATGAAGACAGACAAGGTAATATGTGGTTTGGTTCTGACGGTATTGGTATCTGCAAATTTGATGGTAAACTATTTACTGAGTTTAATAAAAGAGATGGACTGGCCAGTGATTTGGTTCTTGATATAGCTGAAGATGATTCAGGTAATCTTTGGTTTGCAACTAGTGAAGGCGTAAGTATGTTTGATGGAATTAATTTTACAACGTTTACTACTGAACAAGGACTTAGCAATAACTACGCTACCGGTTTGCTTTTTGATCATAACGGTGATTTATGGATTGCCACTGATGGCGGCGGACTAAATAAATATCATGGCACATCTGAAAAAGGATTTACTCATTATACAACCGGTGAAGGATTGCCTACTGATAATCTCTCTTCTCTTTTTGAAGACAGCTATGAAAATATCTGGATAGGAACCTTTGAATACGGTGCTTGTTTGTTTGACGGATATTCGTTTTTCACCTATTCAACTCAACAGGGAATGAGCAATAATTTGATTTATTCAATTGATGAAGATGCGTATGGAAATATTTGGTTTGGCACAGATGGCGGTGGTGCATGCATGTTCAACCGGTCAGCTTTTGTTTATTTTTCAGAAGCAGAAGGTTTAAGCAATAACATTGTTCGTTCTGTTCTAAAAGATTCTGACGGCAATATTTGGCTGGGCACTTTTGGATCAGGAGTAAATAAATACAATGAAAAATCTTTTGAAAATTTCACTGATCAACAAGGGCTGAGTAGTTCTATTGTAAGAGATATTGTGGAAGATAGGAATGGAAATTTATGGTTTGCGCAAAACACGGGGGTAAGTAAATATGACGGAAAATATTTCTACCATTATTCTACAGATAACGGATTAAACAACAATACCATCAGAGCCATTATTGAAGACCATGAAGGTAATTTATGGTTTGCTACGCACGGCGGTGGAGTTAATTTATTTGACGGAACCAATTTCACCTATTTCACCACCCGAGAAGGGCTTAGCAGTGATGAGGTGTTATGTCTTTATGAAGATTCAAAAAATAGATTGTGGTTTGGAACCAATGGAGGTGGCATCACCATGTATGATCACGAAAATTATTATCATATCACCACCGAACAAGGATTAGGAAATGATATTGTGCGGGCAATTATTGAAGATAAAAATGGGAATATCTGGTTTGGAACAAATGGCGGAGGTGCTGACTGTTATAACGGTGAAACCATTACACACTATACTCAGCGTGAAGGGTTGAGTGAAGATTACATACTTTGTTTTTTTGAAGATAGTCAAGACAGATTTTGGATTGGAACAGAAGGAGGAGGAATCAGCCTGATGGAAGATGATACCATCAAAAAAATTTCAGTGGGAGAAGGATTATCCAACAATATTGTTTGGTCAATTGTTGAAGATCTCAATCAAAAATTCTGGGTGAGTACTGAGCATGGATTAAACCTGATTTCATTTGATGAAAATGATGAAATTCAAATCACCCAATTTGGAAAACTTGATGGCCTCAAGGGAGTAGATTTTTACCCTGATGCAGTTTGTCTTGACAGCCAGAACAGGATATGGTGGGGAGGTGGAAAAGCTTTAGCCATGCTTGATTTGAACAAATATGAACAAATCACAGATCCACCAAATATCCATCTAACAGATATTAATCTGCAACAAACTTTTATTGATTTTAGAAAACTGCGTGATTCTGTTTCAGTAGGTAAAAGAGTTTATTTGAATGATGAATCTGATATTGTGCTGAACAAAATAAAATACAATGATGTTCAAATTTTTTCTAATGTACCTGTTGATCTTGAGTTACCTTATAATATCAACCACCTCACAATAAATTTTTCAGCCATTGATTGGTCAGCTCCACATAAGATAAGATATCAATATAAACTTGAGGGGTTAGAAGAAGAATGGAGTCCGGTTTTGGAAGAAAACAGAGCCATTTACAGTAATCTTCCATGGGGACATTACACCTTCAAAGTAAAAGCAATTGGCGAAGCGCAAGTATGGAGTGATGTATTGGAATATCCAATCATTATTCATCCACCGTGGTGGTTTACTTGGTGGGCGTACATTATTTATTTTGTAGCGGGTGTTGTTGCGTTGATACTGATCATTCAATGGCGAACAAAAAAACTGGTACAACATAAAAAAGAATTAGAAACGCTGGTATCTGAGCGCACAACAGAAGTAGTTCAACAAAAAGAACTTGTTGAGCAAAAAAATAAAGAGATTACAGATTCTATCACCTATGCAAAACGAATTCAAGAAGCTATTCTGCCACCGGGTAGTATGTTGCATAGCACCTTGAAAGATGCCTTTGTTTTATACAAACCAAAAGACATTGTTGCCGGAGATTTTTACTGGCTTGAAGAAAAAAATAATACCATTTTGCTGGCGGCTGCTGATTGCACCGGACATGGGGTACCGGGAGCTATGGTTAGTGTGGTTTGCAACAATGCACTAAACAGAGCAGTGCGTGAATTTGATTTGAATCAGCCGGCGCAAATTTTGAATAAAGTCAGAGATATTGTCATTGAAACTTTTAACAAATCAGGTGAAGATGTGAAAGACGGAATGGACATTGCGCTAGTTTCATTTTACTTCAACAACGACACAGCTGAAATACAATATGCCGGCGCAAATAATTCGCTTTTTGTTATGTCAGACGGAGCTTTAAAAATCATTCCCGCAGATAAGCAACCGATTGGAAAATACGCCTTGACAGAAAGTTTCACCAACCATGAACTTAAATTGAAAAAAGGTGACACCATTTATATTTTCACGGATGGATACATTGATCAGTTTGGTGGTGAAAAAGGAAAAAAATTAAAATTTCAAGGCTTCATTGATGTATTACAAAAAATACAAAATCAATCCATGAAACAACAGAAGAAACATCTGGATGATTTTTTCTCCAGCTGGAAAGGCCCACTAGAGCAAGTGGATGACGTCTGCGTTATTGGAGTCCGACTGTAA
- a CDS encoding oligosaccharide flippase family protein — MGIIQRQALRNSIIQFAGSIIGGISRMLLPIVVPGKAEFGLLGVLDSISGIFVTVFSLGYNTILHQLFPKYRDDERGHHGFFMLGILLSLIGIGISFIIYYFFGHHLLNSDTDLQLFQKFSLLVFPMIFFRILFFNVDGYTKMLYQTYIGTFLDTFLSKILIVAAIIAYAFLWIDFERFVYLYAFTFCVPGLLVLCFAALKTKKITLPSKKLFEPAERKKVREYILFGILIGASGSIVIYIDQLMLTKMISLEMGGVYTLFFFAARFILIPANSILKIAQVILAESWKNNDMKNIGDVYEKNCVNQLLIGAFLLGVGWAVLDPILQLHPKFLEYAPYQNLYLILGTGILIEMATGVNTAVIGTSSIYKYNMYFNLVLAVLVIILNYYFIKEWNLTGAAMASAIAMTIINFARWYLLYRKYGLQPFKLPFVKAFIFSAVFIILCILLRYDMNPYWKILINGTVLTTVFWVFAILFNLSDDVNNWVRKMKTKYF; from the coding sequence GTGGGTATAATCCAACGACAAGCCTTGCGCAACAGCATCATTCAATTCGCCGGTTCCATAATTGGCGGAATTTCGCGCATGTTATTACCTATTGTTGTTCCCGGAAAGGCTGAGTTTGGTTTGCTGGGCGTGCTTGATTCAATTTCAGGAATTTTTGTAACAGTTTTTAGTTTAGGATACAATACCATTTTACATCAGCTTTTTCCAAAGTATCGCGACGATGAAAGAGGGCATCATGGTTTTTTCATGCTGGGTATTTTATTGTCATTGATTGGTATTGGAATCAGTTTTATCATCTATTATTTTTTCGGTCATCATCTATTAAACAGTGATACGGATTTGCAGTTATTTCAAAAATTTTCTCTGCTTGTCTTTCCCATGATTTTTTTCCGCATTCTATTTTTTAATGTGGACGGATACACCAAGATGTTGTACCAAACTTATATCGGAACTTTTCTAGATACTTTTCTTAGCAAAATCCTTATCGTTGCAGCCATTATCGCCTATGCTTTTCTGTGGATAGATTTTGAGCGATTTGTTTATTTGTACGCATTTACATTTTGTGTACCGGGCTTGCTGGTATTATGTTTTGCTGCGCTGAAAACAAAAAAAATCACCCTGCCTTCAAAAAAATTATTTGAACCTGCTGAGCGTAAAAAAGTACGAGAGTATATTTTGTTTGGTATACTCATTGGCGCATCAGGGTCTATTGTTATTTATATTGATCAGCTCATGCTCACTAAAATGATTTCACTGGAAATGGGCGGTGTATATACCCTATTCTTTTTTGCTGCGCGATTTATCTTGATTCCTGCTAACAGTATTCTTAAAATTGCTCAAGTAATTCTGGCCGAATCATGGAAAAACAATGACATGAAAAACATCGGTGATGTGTATGAAAAGAATTGTGTGAATCAATTGCTTATTGGTGCATTTCTGCTTGGTGTAGGTTGGGCCGTGCTTGATCCGATATTGCAATTACATCCAAAATTTCTGGAGTATGCGCCTTATCAGAATCTCTATCTCATTCTTGGAACCGGCATACTAATTGAAATGGCAACCGGTGTGAATACCGCAGTGATTGGCACATCATCCATTTATAAATACAATATGTATTTCAATCTAGTGCTGGCGGTATTAGTTATTATATTGAACTACTATTTTATCAAAGAATGGAATCTAACCGGAGCCGCCATGGCATCAGCTATTGCAATGACCATCATCAATTTTGCTCGCTGGTATCTGCTCTATCGCAAATACGGGTTACAACCTTTCAAATTACCTTTTGTGAAAGCGTTTATTTTTTCTGCTGTATTTATTATCCTTTGTATTTTACTCCGGTACGACATGAATCCGTATTGGAAAATTCTCATCAACGGAACAGTACTCACAACTGTTTTCTGGGTATTTGCAATTCTTTTCAATCTTTCAGATGACGTGAATAACTGGGTGAGAAAAATGAAGACGAAATATTTTTAA